The sequence TGGTGGCTCCCTAACTGTGTAAAGTTACAGGggacaaggcagagggccttctcagtagtagcgcctaccccaggggtcagcaacccgcagctccggagccgcatgaagctcttttacacctttgctgcggctccggggcggatactagcgaggggaggaggcgcattgtgcgccccgacactccccactgtggcgggcgctgtactggctatGACGTTGCATGGGGgcagtgcgtgcgttagtcacgcaccgtcccgacgtcaccttcccgcccacccgctacattgtaaggggcatgtacactggtcactgcattgaaagagggcatgtacgctggtcactgttttgaaggggagtatagaacacacacacacaaaaaggtaacttgttaatttaacgtttatttctatgaggaggagtaattctgaggggtcaaacaaagaaataataaaaaagtgacaaaaaagttatttttataatgacgagttttgcggctcccaggttttttttcttcggacacaggtccaagtggctctttttgtcttaaaggttgcagacccctggcctaccctgtggaatgccctctccccagatgtcaaggagaattGCCAATTAAGTAGACATGAGACTGGTTAATAGTATTTACCGGTACTTCTGGATTCTGAAGAACAGACATTAATTCCTCCTTGTTTGTAATCATCTCTTTGACCGCAGCTCTTTTCTTAGTGAGCTCAGTCATGAGTGGCAATTTGTTTTCTGCCTCCACAAATTGGTCTCTATGAGCAGCCATTTTTGCATAGTAGGCACTGTTTCTCTGAAGCATCAGTTTATACTCTTCTTGCAGTGTTTCCATATCAAATGCAAGCTTGAGATTCCCAGCATACAAGGCTGTGATCTGAACCTCCAGATTTTCACAGTGATCTTTTGTACTTATTATGGCTTCATCTTGATGAAACATTTGCCTTTCTGTTGCCTTTCTGTCTGCCATAACAAGTTTCATTTGTGCCtcaagatcctgaagctgagtctaTGGGAAAATATAGTAATATACAGTGAAAAGTTAATAGTTTTGGTGGATAGcattaaattatttataaaaggtaaaggtaaaggtaaaggtacccctgcccgtacgggccagtcttgccagactctggggttgtgcgcccatctcactcaagaggccgggggccagcgctgtccggagacacttccaggtcacgtggccagcgtgacaagctgcatctggcgagccagcgtagcacacggaacgccgtttaccttcccaacagtaagcggtccctatttatctacttgcacctgggggtgctttcgaactgctaggttggcaggccctgggaccgagcaacgggagcgcaccccaccgcggggattcgaaccgccgacctttcgattggcaagccctaggcgctgagggttttacccacagcgccacccgcgtccctccaaatTATTTATATAATGGTGTAATTGCTTGAGGTTTAGTTAactagttatttttatttatttaaaagaaaacaaaattgtgAAAGCATAATTAGTAGTATAAAAATTTATAGCACTGTAAAAAGTACCTATGACTCTGATTTATCTAGAAATTTGGCTTTCCAATTTATTAAATTGAAGAGAataattttgttcttttgttgTTGGCCTTTCCTGATTAAAATGATCTGTGATGTTGTCGCAATGCCCTAGATCAACATGACTAGTTCTGTACATTCAAGGGAAGCTTGGAATTGTCTTCCTCAAACAGCATCTGCCTCCCCTCCTCTACCACATGACAGACTTCTTTTCCAGGTAGCCTAAATGACTCTAGAACAGCAAGGAAGgtaatttactccagtccttggcTGAGAAGCCACAAAATGTGTGTGcacaagtattggaagacacaagaactacccacactggaagagtggcagacgaaggtgatcgacgacatgggactagcagagatgacgagcagaatccgtgaccaagggaaagagacggtggaggaagactggaagaaatttaaattttatcttaaaaattcttgtaaaatcattgagtgttaaaatgtcatgggtaaagcatagcagatttgcagcgataaacgattggacaagaggaaagaaaagggttaaagaaaggaattaataagtaattcagaccaggggttgctgaaaaaagtttaaaacagggatgcagaaaagggaggcatggggaagtcattgaaattggatatacgaaaaaatttatgaaattatacatgtttatatgtttgtctgtcagtgtttgttgtttgtattgtcttatattatatgttgaaaaaccaataaaaattttataaaaaaacaaaaaacaaaatgtgtgtggACACATGCCAATAGGAGAAAAAACTATCTTCACCTGCCCACACTTGTTCGAATTGACTTTTATTCTGCAGATCAtctaattgttattattttaataaataaaaactttctaCCAATTTGCCGCATTTCAAGTCTTCTTCTGGGGTGCTGGGGCAAGGAGACTGCAGGAAATCATATGACTTTTTCCACTTGTCTTTAGGGCAGAAGACATAGGGCGTATCCTTGTGCCTGaactaatgtacagtggtacctcaggttacatacgcttcaggttacagacgcttcaggttacagactccgctaacccagaaatagtacctcgggttaagaactttgcttcaggatgagaacagaaatcgtgctctggcggcacggtggcagcaggaggccccactagctaaagtggtgcttcaggttaagaacagtttcaggttaagaacggacctccggaacgaattaagtacttaacccgaggtaccactgtacgcagaAAGAGAGAGTCCAAGGAACTGGGGCAAATAGTGTTGACAAGAGATGAGGTTCCAGGCCTTAATGGCAAGATAAAACTGACAGGTTGGTGGGTCCAAGTAGCATCAACCCTATAATTCTTAAAGAActcttttaaatatggaggcctggctggaagaaacatggaccttattgggacagagcttcttcgagatttggtgttcaatataaaggactatcaaaaaaaccggcagagaggaattgagagagaatcaagagcctcggacgtgaggtcgccaggctgacagcagatagactgatggacatttgctggggttcgaaaccgggaaaggggggggggtggggctttgggaattcaaagggtgtacaattatattctgtttcttttaattttgttttgttactaatataaaaatggggaattcgtggaagggaattggggtcgaccttagaaaaagatttttaagaataagtactgatgtataaagactgaggtttataagttaaaattggttaactaaaatgaattaaagaaaataaggtaaagtttggggacaagaacttgctgagctaaaaattggaactggaatacaagaaggggaggtgtggggaagtcaaggaaattggttattgatagtaaggaatgtaaattttatgtgtttttaattgtttttttgttttttctttattttttgaaaatttcaataaatatttatttttaaaaaataataattcttaaaGAACTCAGATATGAAATTGCTGTTCTTCTAAGAAAAAAATATGTACCTTTTCCCTAAAATCATCCTCCATACGCTACAGACAACTGGAAAGAAGTAAATGCTGTAAATGCCTtggcagagccgtctttcccatagggcttagtggtgcgttgtGCCAGGGCACAGGCCTCTCAGGagcgccccagcaagtgggggagctacgcggctttgccggtggcctcccctttccctgcacacccgtcagctgcgccccgccaaccatatggctggtgggcacgcagcttccctcccaagcctctgcggggatcgctctcctcccaagGAGGCTTCGGAGGGAAGCTGTGCTCTCCAcccgcggaggcttgggaggggtgcaacttcactcccaagcctctgaGGGGATCGCTTTCTCGCaacggcatgggggagagttgcgtcCCCACCCCAGATGGCCGGCAGTGCGCAGCTACAGCCACCCCAACATTACCCGTGTTAATTTGGGGGTACTGGGCAGATATCTGCACCCCAGCATTGCATCCGCTAAAGATGGCCTTGCgccttgcatgcatgcatgcttcctaaggacatctgcttggccactttgagaacaggatgctggcctgatccaggaggctcttcgtactgtagcaccctgcttgtggttaacgcttagctggaatgaaatattcaacgcagcaatagagaaattaaaataataatttatttgtcagacaaataaatgagagacacagtggtatatggttaccaaagctctgcccattccagccctgatggccagcacttatacttcctcagcccagcccccttgctcctcctttggctgcctctgtccaatcagcctggttgaaattcctattggctgtttgctagaaccaatcataaaagatacacccatttcctattaccttttatgggagacaaagagctatatttccttctatccataaatggcagacaagtagccatatatcttacatttacctcgacaaggcaccttaattaacatttcaccttttgccctattgccctattcactgcaaaacagatggctaaaacagatggtgcatggtttttaatttcattttaaacagagatcttgggttcaccttctcacacaccatcaatgaaataagaatctaacgtaagaatctaacatttcttactttctaaatcctttgcataattacatttaagccaatatatttcatacattaacatatatagctttttagaaggaaaggaaaggccttttcaaagtaaaaagaaacttaaaaacactttccaaaagcaacttcagagagaagcctcttcggTTTACAACCCCtctttccctagccagctgctatttccattagctcttgcccttttaaccttaggaagatgtggctgagtctgatgggaggcacaataattcttactatttaccaactcttaattagtgtttttgcagcttgattgtattctgtaatttgtatggtcaatatgaccttttgctcccagcctgtaatttccttttacaaccctgaggtacTGCTATAGATCAGTGGGGTCCctgagcaggaagataaacagctgccagccaagtactaaccaggcctgaccctgcttagcttccgagatcagacgagatcgggcgtgttcagggtagtatggccatAGACTTTTTGTTGAAAAGGGCCAAAAACATTaataagctggagttcccacgagtgaaaggagaatatgaagaagagccgcggaagggacatggaagagacttaagggcctcggatataaggttaccaggttaatgcaCTAGATCAATGggataaaaaggactgacaaaacccgggaccaggaggaagggacgctggatgaagattggattgtctttatttctttttttgttactaggattgttttataaaattgatgaatgttagaaagatgttgaaatgaaattgcttggctctagcaaaaatgtttaaagaattaggtaagaatattatggttatgagaagttggtaaaaataagatttaagctttaagttttaaggtttttttacaagataagatgaaaatagattaaggtaatgcaatgaaagattaggataaataaagagggaaaggatttgctgaattaataaattgaattggaatacaaaaaagggaggtgtgaggaggtccgggaaataagcaaatgaaagataagcaaaggaaagatggaattgtttttaattatttttattttgtatttttcttttttcttttttcattttgtaacactctaaaaaaaagataaacagctgccagactACTCAGCCAGCTGCTtaatgcctggcatgaaacaagcatctgcaaatatattttttaagttcattttaaaatacagatcttgatcagatgcctcattacgAGCTTACATTCATTCCATATTTATGGTTGGGTTTGACACAACCAGATCAAAGTGTGTTTGGTcatacagaagtacagtggtacctctggttacgtacttaattcgttccagagatccgttcttaacctgaaactgttcttaacctgaagcaccactttagctaatggggcctcctgctgccgccgcaccgccagagcacgatttctgttctcatcctgaagcaaagttcttagtccgaggtactatttctgggttagcggagtctgtaacctgaagcgtatgtaacctgaagcgtatgtaacccgaggtaccactataatttcAATTGGATGAATCCTAAAAACTGCCCTCTTGGACAATTCTTGACTAAGCCATGTATATGAACTGAAACTGAGCAGAGTTTCAGGATGGCATTTCCTTTTGTTCAAGTGTTATTTTCTAAAAGTCATACAGTATTAGGTAAAGGggcccatgaccattaggtccagacgtgaccgactctggggttgcggtgctcatctcgctttattggctgagggagccggcgtacagcttctgggtcatgtggccagcatgactgagccgcttctggcgaaccagagcagcacacagaaacaccgtttaccttcccgccagagcggtacctatttatctacttgcacttggacgtgctttcaaactgctaggttggcaggagcagggaccgagcaacgggagctcaccccgttgcggggattcgaaccgccaaccttctgatctgcaagtccaaggctctgtggtttaacccacagtgccacccacgtcccaaaagtCATATTACCTGCAACCTGATAAGGACAGCCTTGTTGCTTTCTATTTCAGAGGCTTGGGCATGTTGTTGTTCTGCTATTTGCTGCACAGCTTCATCTAACAACGATGAACTTGGATTAGCCAtgtctaaaagaagaagaagaaaagacagaaaGAGTTGGAGAGAAGCAGCTTTGAAAACTACATctaacataaaaaggtaaaggacccctgacagttaagtcgagtcgcgaatgactctggggttgcggcgctcatcttgctttactggccgagggagctgatgtttgtctgcagtttttccgggtcatgtggccagcatgactaagccagcgaaaccagagcagagcacggaaacgccgtttaccttcctgccggagcagtacctatttatctacttgcactggtgggctttcgaattgctaggttggcaggagctgggaccgagcaacgggagctcaccctgttgtggggatctgaaccgccgatcttctaatcggcaagccctaggctctgtggtttaacccacagcgtccctACATCTAACATAAGTCCTGCTATTTGAAGAGCTGCTTTGAAAGTTGAGTTCATACAAGTAGGACCCTGTGAATAAATgttaaatatgcatatattttaatATGATATGGAAAGTATGTTCTATTGTATCCAAAAAGCAGCTTGCCCAACTCATCTTTCTCTTCCTGTCCCCCTCCCTGTAGCCCTACACTCTGAAAACCCTCTCCAGAAGAAATCCCTTTGCAGAGGGAAGATGCTAAAGCATGTCTGTATACACGCTATACATTGTGCACATTCAGAGCACATTTTCCccttcagagaattctgggcactgtagtttgttaaggtttgctggtaattgtagctctttgagggtttaactacagtacccagaattctttgaggcagAGAAATGAGCTTCAAACAAGCTTTAAAGGTATTGTGCATATGCACACAAAGATGGGTTTAGCAAGTTGACTTTTCCTTGCAGAAACCTTAGGAACAcattatttttcttgaaaaaatgggCTTGGATCCCAAAGTGCACAtttctggaaatgtaaggaaactgaaggtacattctttcacctttggtggacgtgccccaggattaaggctttctgggaaatgatatataatgaattgaaaaaggtatttaaatataccttcttgaagaaaccagaggcctttctcttgggcatggtcggccaagtggtgccaaagaaggacagaacattttttatgtatgctacaacagcagcaagaatactcatcgcaaagtattggaagacgcaagatttacccactctggaagaatggcagatgaaactgattgactgtatgggattggcagaaatgactagcagaatccgtgaccagggagaagagtcggcagaagaagattggaaaaaatttaaggactacttacagaaatattgtaaaattaaggaatgttgaatgatgttggattgaaattgagtggtttctagctgtaatgatataaaggaatatggaaaaaaaggtttGGATAGGAAATAAGGtggtattataagctgtaatgctttaagttaaggatttgctgaacaaataatttgaaatggaatacaagaaggggaggtatgaggaggtcagagaaatatgttattgaaaagtattatgaactatacgtcttttttaatctttttgttttttgtttgtataaaaaattggaaactttaataaatatcttataaaaaaaacaaagtgcacATTTCtataaagtactcatttttagaGGCTCCTTTGATTGCTTATCCCTTCCTCCATTTTGTTCTGAAACTTTCCAGGATTATCTCTGTCAAATAAATTGCATTATTAATTTGCCATTGTTTGGTCTTCTAACTGTTAATTTCATAATTTTATATTATCAAGCTAGCTAAAATAGCAAATATAATGATAGGACATCCAATGATGAGGGCACTGAGAGATTCAAAATAATGAATGCAAATAGAAATTACTTTTCAACATTAAATAGATTTTCAATGCCTTTCCG comes from Podarcis raffonei isolate rPodRaf1 chromosome 13, rPodRaf1.pri, whole genome shotgun sequence and encodes:
- the CCDC122 gene encoding coiled-coil domain-containing protein 122, with the protein product MANPSSSLLDEAVQQIAEQQHAQASEIESNKAVLIRLQTQLQDLEAQMKLVMADRKATERQMFHQDEAIISTKDHCENLEVQITALYAGNLKLAFDMETLQEEYKLMLQRNSAYYAKMAAHRDQFVEAENKLPLMTELTKKRAAVKEMITNKEELMSVLQNPEVPDEIAYLEAEINALKEAISGKENALREERNVHARLRKEIQVQNKRYEAILKRLHCQVNKFQSSKRQRHCNLQQMEEKVAELRNLLEATD